In the Chroococcidiopsis sp. SAG 2025 genome, one interval contains:
- the pstB gene encoding phosphate ABC transporter ATP-binding protein PstB, translated as MNYTKSVATNLIPALRVKSLNFFYGTRKAIDKVTMDIYQGQVTAIIGPSGCGKSTFIKALNRISELEGKVKVEGQVEFFGQDIYDRRVNLNRLRREIGMVFQKPNPFPMSIYDNVAYGVRAQSRPSRMQLDDIVESALKGAALWDEVKDNLKKSALGLSGGQQQRLCIARALAVKPKILLMDEPASALDPISTMKIEELIHSLRGELTIAIVTHNMQQAARVSDYTAFFSTDESRIGQMVEFDETEKIFSDANDPRTQDYVEGRFG; from the coding sequence ATGAATTACACAAAATCAGTAGCAACAAATTTAATTCCAGCGCTGCGAGTGAAAAGCCTAAATTTTTTCTACGGCACTCGTAAGGCGATCGATAAGGTGACAATGGATATTTACCAAGGACAAGTTACCGCGATTATCGGTCCTTCTGGCTGTGGTAAATCGACTTTTATTAAAGCCCTTAACCGCATTAGCGAACTGGAAGGCAAAGTTAAAGTTGAGGGTCAGGTAGAGTTTTTCGGTCAAGATATTTACGATCGCCGTGTCAACCTAAATCGCCTGCGCCGCGAGATTGGTATGGTATTCCAAAAGCCTAATCCTTTCCCCATGAGTATTTACGATAACGTGGCTTATGGTGTAAGAGCGCAGTCTCGTCCGTCGCGGATGCAGTTGGATGACATTGTCGAATCTGCCCTCAAAGGAGCGGCTTTGTGGGATGAAGTAAAAGATAATCTGAAAAAATCGGCTTTGGGTTTATCGGGCGGACAACAGCAGCGTCTCTGTATTGCTAGGGCGCTAGCTGTCAAACCTAAGATTTTGTTGATGGATGAACCCGCTTCCGCCCTCGATCCGATCTCGACGATGAAGATTGAGGAATTAATTCACAGTTTGCGGGGAGAACTGACGATCGCGATCGTGACTCATAATATGCAACAAGCCGCCCGCGTCTCTGACTATACGGCATTTTTCAGCACGGATGAGAGCCGGATCGGTCAGATGGTGGAGTTCGACGAAACGGAGAAAATCTTCTCCGATGCCAACGATCCTCGTACTCAGGATTATGTGGAAGGTCGTTTCGGTTGA
- a CDS encoding methylenetetrahydrofolate reductase: protein MHNTTRLNSFRKAVKAREFLVTAEVAPPKGGDPSHMLQMAQALKGRVHAVNITDGSRAVVRMSSFASSVILSQQGIEPICQVACRDRNRIGLEADLLGAHALGIHNILALTGDPVKAGDRTDAKSVFDLESVRLLQLIGKMNQGLDCDDKPLTDGATDLFVGAAVDPQCKSWSGLQSRFERKLAAGAQFFQSQLITDFDCLEKFMTQIASGCNKPVLAGIFLLKSAKNAQFINRCVPGVNIPEHIIDRLAQAKEPLAEGIKIAAEQVQIARQLCDGVHMMAVKREDLIPQILDLAGISPVVSYSLPSQVVSSLR, encoded by the coding sequence ATGCATAATACAACCCGTTTAAATTCGTTTCGCAAAGCCGTCAAAGCCAGAGAGTTTTTAGTGACAGCTGAAGTTGCCCCTCCTAAGGGTGGCGATCCCAGCCACATGCTACAAATGGCGCAGGCGCTTAAAGGACGGGTACACGCAGTTAATATCACCGATGGTAGCCGTGCCGTAGTACGGATGTCTTCTTTTGCCTCATCTGTTATTCTCTCTCAGCAAGGGATCGAACCGATTTGTCAAGTTGCCTGCCGCGATCGCAACCGCATTGGTTTAGAAGCCGACTTGCTAGGCGCACACGCCCTTGGCATTCACAATATTTTGGCTTTAACTGGCGATCCTGTCAAAGCAGGCGATCGCACCGATGCTAAAAGTGTCTTCGATCTGGAATCGGTGCGGCTGTTACAACTAATCGGTAAAATGAATCAAGGTTTAGACTGCGACGATAAACCTTTGACAGATGGGGCGACAGATCTATTTGTTGGTGCGGCTGTCGATCCGCAGTGCAAAAGTTGGTCGGGATTGCAAAGTCGCTTTGAACGCAAATTAGCAGCAGGGGCGCAGTTTTTTCAAAGTCAGCTGATTACTGATTTCGATTGCCTAGAAAAGTTTATGACTCAGATTGCATCTGGTTGTAACAAGCCAGTTTTAGCAGGTATCTTCTTATTAAAATCGGCTAAAAATGCTCAGTTTATCAATCGCTGCGTTCCTGGCGTAAACATTCCCGAACATATTATCGATCGCCTTGCTCAAGCCAAAGAGCCTTTAGCAGAAGGGATAAAAATTGCTGCCGAACAAGTGCAAATTGCTCGTCAACTTTGCGACGGCGTACATATGATGGCAGTGAAACGAGAAGATTTGATCCCCCAAATTCTCGATCTAGCCGGGATTTCTCCTGTAGTTAGTTACAGTTTGCCATCTCAGGTAGTCAGTTCGCTCAGATGA
- the pstC gene encoding phosphate ABC transporter permease subunit PstC produces MSEPHVENNRQFPLKSEINLAASSGKFAWFDQGFTWLVYGLAIAMVALLFWISFIIFENALPAIRQFGLSFLWSQEWNVADLKFGALPFIFGTLVSSALAMLIAVPVGLAVALITSEDILPASVRSPIAFMVELIAAIPSVIIGLWGIFVLIPFLQPIQQWLYDHFAWIPLFSTPPAGYGMSSAGVILAIMILPTMAAISREVLLAVPKELRSGSMSLGATRWETIFGVLLPAGISGIVGAAILALGRALGETMAVTMVIGNTAQISPSLLDVGYTIPAVLANEFGEALDGLHVGALMYLALILFLVTLLVNIASVALVKFISRHN; encoded by the coding sequence ATGTCAGAACCACATGTAGAAAACAATCGGCAGTTTCCTCTTAAATCAGAGATAAATTTAGCTGCATCTTCAGGAAAATTTGCGTGGTTCGACCAAGGGTTTACCTGGCTGGTATACGGGCTAGCAATTGCTATGGTAGCCCTGCTATTTTGGATTAGCTTTATTATTTTTGAAAATGCCCTGCCAGCTATTCGACAATTTGGGCTGAGTTTTTTGTGGAGCCAAGAATGGAATGTAGCAGATCTCAAATTTGGGGCACTGCCATTCATTTTTGGTACTCTAGTCAGTTCAGCACTCGCGATGTTAATAGCGGTTCCCGTGGGATTAGCAGTAGCTTTAATTACGAGCGAAGATATTTTACCTGCTTCAGTGCGATCGCCCATTGCTTTCATGGTAGAGTTGATTGCCGCTATTCCTAGCGTCATCATTGGATTATGGGGCATTTTCGTACTCATTCCGTTCTTGCAACCGATTCAACAATGGCTCTACGACCATTTCGCTTGGATACCCCTGTTTAGCACTCCACCAGCAGGCTATGGAATGTCGAGTGCAGGCGTAATTCTCGCGATTATGATTTTGCCGACAATGGCAGCAATTAGCCGCGAAGTTTTACTCGCCGTACCAAAAGAATTACGCAGTGGTTCGATGTCTTTGGGTGCAACCCGTTGGGAAACTATCTTTGGCGTGCTGTTACCGGCAGGTATTTCTGGCATAGTTGGAGCGGCAATTTTGGCACTGGGACGAGCGCTAGGAGAAACAATGGCTGTGACGATGGTAATCGGAAATACAGCACAAATCAGCCCTTCATTGTTAGATGTGGGATATACAATACCAGCCGTGCTAGCGAATGAGTTTGGTGAAGCATTGGATGGATTGCACGTCGGTGCGTTAATGTATTTAGCTTTGATTTTGTTTTTGGTTACACTACTGGTAAATATTGCTTCAGTTGCTCTGGTAAAATTTATCAGCCGACACAATTGA
- a CDS encoding pyridoxamine 5'-phosphate oxidase family protein gives MAKVFDRITDELQAFIATQHIFFVATAPISSTGHINVSPKGLDSFRILSPNRVAYLDLTGSGNETSAHLQENGRITLMFCAFQGSPSILRLYGTGYTVLPNHSEWDNLHSLFPPTPGTRQIIIAEIDRVQTSCGFGVPLYEHQGERENLIKWAHKKGEQGLQDYQKQKNLVSIDGLPTPLATKD, from the coding sequence ATGGCTAAAGTCTTCGATCGCATCACGGACGAACTACAAGCATTCATTGCTACCCAACACATCTTTTTTGTAGCGACTGCACCCATCAGTTCAACTGGGCATATTAACGTTTCACCCAAAGGTTTAGACAGCTTTCGCATTCTCTCCCCTAATCGCGTTGCTTATTTAGACTTAACGGGTAGCGGAAACGAAACATCAGCCCATTTACAAGAAAACGGGCGCATCACCCTCATGTTTTGCGCCTTTCAAGGTTCACCTTCCATTCTGCGACTTTACGGCACAGGCTATACAGTATTACCAAATCATTCTGAGTGGGATAACCTACACTCTTTGTTTCCACCGACACCAGGAACGCGCCAAATCATCATCGCCGAGATCGATCGCGTGCAGACATCCTGCGGCTTTGGCGTACCCCTATACGAACACCAAGGCGAACGAGAAAACCTTATCAAGTGGGCGCACAAAAAAGGCGAACAGGGACTACAAGACTATCAAAAGCAAAAAAACCTTGTCAGTATCGACGGTTTACCCACACCCTTAGCAACCAAAGATTGA
- a CDS encoding IS4 family transposase codes for MEQAIAKTKVCEQRKRSLPAQLVICLVIAMSLWSRDSMRDVLKNLIDGLSEAWVKVGKYWRVFCKSAITQARQRLSPRVMSQLFHQLVRPMASTDTKGAFLNGLRIVVIDRTCFDLPDSDENARVFGRPSSRPGTQAAFPKLRLVILVEAGTHLIFDALMCPYRIGERVRALRLLRSVSSGMLLMWDRGLHSYAMVQATVTTGSDYLGRIPANVKFLCEEPLADGSYLSWIYPPAKFRSKACQPIQVRVIEYTIGNTDNPEEQLRYRLITSLLELEKFPAQLLAIEYHQRWEVENTIDELKVHLSGRKTHIRSQKPREVVQEVYGWLLGHWAVRLLMFQAAKSAGITPLRLSFTGTLRVIRRAIPKFQRLQSQELPFF; via the coding sequence ATCGAGCAAGCGATCGCTAAAACTAAAGTTTGTGAACAACGTAAACGCTCGTTACCAGCACAATTGGTAATTTGTTTGGTAATTGCGATGAGTCTGTGGTCACGAGATTCGATGAGAGATGTGCTGAAAAACTTAATTGATGGGCTGAGCGAAGCATGGGTGAAAGTGGGGAAATACTGGCGAGTTTTTTGTAAATCAGCAATAACGCAAGCCCGACAACGATTAAGTCCAAGGGTGATGAGTCAATTGTTCCATCAACTGGTGCGACCAATGGCTAGCACCGATACCAAAGGAGCATTTCTCAATGGATTGCGAATTGTGGTAATTGATCGGACTTGCTTCGATCTGCCAGACAGCGATGAAAATGCGAGAGTTTTTGGTCGTCCGAGCAGCCGTCCTGGCACACAAGCCGCATTTCCCAAACTGCGATTAGTCATTTTGGTAGAAGCAGGAACACATTTAATCTTTGATGCATTGATGTGTCCATATCGAATAGGAGAACGAGTGCGGGCATTAAGATTATTACGCTCCGTGAGTTCAGGGATGTTGTTGATGTGGGACAGAGGGTTACATTCTTATGCAATGGTGCAAGCAACTGTCACAACTGGTAGCGATTATTTAGGAAGAATTCCCGCAAATGTCAAGTTTTTGTGCGAAGAACCACTGGCGGATGGTTCTTATCTGAGTTGGATTTATCCACCTGCTAAATTCCGCTCAAAAGCTTGCCAGCCCATACAAGTCCGAGTGATTGAATACACAATTGGTAATACCGACAACCCAGAGGAACAACTAAGATATCGCTTAATTACCAGCTTATTGGAATTGGAGAAATTTCCGGCTCAACTACTGGCGATTGAATATCATCAACGCTGGGAAGTAGAAAATACTATTGATGAACTCAAAGTACATTTATCAGGACGAAAAACTCATATTCGCTCTCAAAAACCGCGTGAAGTTGTGCAGGAAGTTTACGGGTGGTTGTTAGGACACTGGGCTGTGCGGTTATTGATGTTTCAAGCTGCAAAGAGCGCGGGTATCACTCCTTTGCGTCTGAGTTTCACTGGGACATTGCGAGTTATTCGTCGTGCTATCCCGAAATTTCAACGCTTGCAATCACAAGAACTCCCCTTTTTTTAA
- the trpS gene encoding tryptophan--tRNA ligase, whose product MAMRVLSGIQSTGNLHLGNYLGAIRNWVEGQSQYENYLFVADLHAITVPHKPEELAANTYTLAALYLACGLDLKYSTIFIQSHVPAHSELTWLFNCITPLNWLEDMIQFKEKAVKQGENVSVGLLDYPVLMASDILLYQPDKVPVGEDQKQHLEITRDIAARFNYQFARENPVLKLPEPLIRAEGARVMSLTDGTKKMSKSDPSELSRINLLDTPDQIQQKIKRCKTDPIRGLVFNDPERPECNNLLTLYMLLSGKTKQEVAAECQDMGWGQFKPLLTETAIAALKPIQDKYNEVMADKGYLESVLRDGKQKAAAIANDTLSKVKTALGYSVPL is encoded by the coding sequence ATGGCGATGCGCGTTCTTTCTGGAATTCAATCCACTGGCAATCTACACTTAGGTAACTACTTAGGGGCAATTCGCAACTGGGTAGAAGGACAAAGCCAGTATGAAAATTATCTCTTTGTGGCAGATCTACATGCCATTACCGTGCCACACAAACCAGAGGAACTAGCAGCTAATACTTACACGCTCGCAGCTCTATACTTAGCTTGTGGTTTAGATCTAAAATACTCTACTATATTCATTCAATCTCACGTTCCCGCCCACAGCGAATTGACTTGGCTATTTAATTGCATAACGCCGTTGAACTGGTTAGAAGACATGATCCAGTTCAAGGAGAAGGCAGTAAAACAGGGAGAGAATGTTAGCGTTGGCTTATTAGACTACCCTGTACTAATGGCATCGGATATCTTACTCTACCAACCTGATAAAGTCCCCGTGGGAGAGGATCAAAAGCAGCATTTAGAAATTACTCGCGACATTGCGGCGCGATTTAACTATCAATTTGCGCGCGAAAACCCAGTGTTGAAGTTACCAGAACCTTTGATTCGGGCAGAAGGCGCAAGGGTGATGAGTCTGACAGACGGAACCAAAAAAATGTCGAAGTCAGACCCATCAGAGTTGAGTCGAATTAATTTGCTGGATACACCAGACCAAATTCAACAAAAAATTAAGCGCTGTAAGACCGATCCGATTCGCGGCTTGGTATTCAATGACCCCGAAAGACCGGAATGTAATAATCTTCTGACTCTTTATATGCTACTATCTGGCAAAACCAAGCAGGAGGTTGCAGCAGAGTGTCAAGATATGGGCTGGGGACAATTTAAACCACTGCTAACCGAAACAGCGATCGCTGCCCTTAAACCGATTCAAGATAAGTACAACGAGGTCATGGCAGATAAGGGATATCTAGAGTCAGTATTGCGCGATGGCAAGCAAAAAGCAGCCGCGATCGCCAACGACACCCTAAGCAAAGTTAAAACAGCTTTGGGCTACTCCGTACCGCTTTAG
- the pstA gene encoding phosphate ABC transporter permease PstA: MHDRPIAEKIDPSLAAELRRPLPTYRAVFNSGMTAIALILTALAILPLGSILLEILLRGGQNFSWAVFTNIPAPVGVTDVPNGFGNAILGTLMMVGIASAIAIPVGVLTGIFLSEFGRGTTVGNSIRFIITILTGIPSIIAGVFAYGVLILSKVTQFSAVAGGFALAVIMLPIVALTTEEALKLIPNHQRLGSAALGANRLQTTFRVVVAAAIPAITTGVLLAVARAAGETAPLLFTALFSISWPDGLFNPTPSLSVLIYNYANSPDLGQNQMAWTAALVLVGLVLCISIISRIVTRKKQ; the protein is encoded by the coding sequence ATGCACGATCGCCCAATTGCAGAAAAGATCGACCCATCTTTGGCAGCAGAATTACGCCGTCCCTTGCCTACATATAGAGCTGTTTTTAATAGCGGTATGACTGCGATCGCGCTGATCTTAACGGCTCTAGCTATATTACCTCTAGGATCGATCTTGCTCGAAATTCTGCTGAGGGGTGGTCAAAACTTTAGCTGGGCTGTGTTTACAAATATACCTGCCCCCGTAGGCGTAACGGACGTTCCCAATGGTTTTGGTAATGCGATCTTGGGTACTTTAATGATGGTAGGTATTGCCTCGGCGATCGCAATTCCAGTAGGAGTGCTGACAGGGATTTTCTTATCTGAATTTGGTAGAGGCACGACGGTCGGAAATTCGATCCGCTTTATCATTACCATTCTCACGGGTATACCTTCAATCATTGCAGGTGTATTTGCTTACGGCGTGTTGATCTTAAGCAAAGTCACGCAATTTTCTGCTGTAGCTGGAGGTTTTGCCCTTGCAGTCATCATGCTGCCAATTGTGGCGCTGACGACGGAAGAAGCTTTGAAACTGATCCCCAATCACCAACGCTTGGGTTCCGCCGCCTTGGGTGCAAATCGTCTGCAAACAACATTTCGCGTTGTCGTTGCTGCCGCAATTCCCGCCATCACTACAGGCGTTTTACTCGCTGTTGCCCGCGCAGCTGGTGAAACAGCACCGCTACTATTTACTGCTTTATTTAGTATTAGCTGGCCCGATGGATTGTTTAATCCTACCCCCTCGCTATCCGTCCTGATTTACAACTACGCTAACTCTCCCGACCTTGGGCAAAACCAGATGGCATGGACTGCGGCTTTAGTTTTAGTAGGACTAGTTTTATGTATTAGTATTATCTCGCGAATTGTAACTCGCAAAAAACAGTGA
- a CDS encoding transposase gives MATVPTQLSQGRVVIVQADTEFGTVEFLKAVRKQSWRAVVGMRCNRKMQDGRHLKQLYRHANRGQQVYLAGDTQPLTVSWFWLKRAEGKRELRFVVSTHPYSGIYLVRLGRKRSCIEGFFKTSKHRFGLHRFGQTTKLGVYRWLIKSANCLSIGALD, from the coding sequence TTGGCAACGGTTCCAACCCAGTTGAGTCAGGGCAGGGTGGTCATTGTACAGGCAGATACGGAGTTTGGCACCGTAGAGTTTCTCAAAGCAGTGCGAAAGCAGTCGTGGCGAGCAGTCGTGGGGATGCGCTGCAATCGCAAAATGCAGGACGGTCGTCATCTAAAGCAACTGTATCGCCATGCCAACCGTGGACAACAGGTGTATTTAGCGGGAGACACACAGCCACTGACGGTGTCCTGGTTCTGGCTCAAACGAGCCGAAGGCAAGCGAGAACTGCGCTTTGTCGTTTCTACCCATCCTTACTCTGGCATTTATCTGGTGCGGCTAGGACGTAAGCGCTCTTGCATTGAGGGCTTTTTCAAAACGAGCAAACATCGTTTTGGGCTGCATCGCTTTGGGCAAACTACGAAACTTGGTGTCTATCGCTGGCTCATCAAGAGCGCTAATTGCCTATCTATTGGCGCATTGGATTGA